The following coding sequences are from one Dermacentor silvarum isolate Dsil-2018 chromosome 4, BIME_Dsil_1.4, whole genome shotgun sequence window:
- the LOC119450221 gene encoding neuronal membrane glycoprotein M6-a isoform X1, whose amino-acid sequence MTYSRKSYSYSSISRDKKCCSCTAIGCRRSCLRCLARVPFATLVATVMCCAGVAIFLGAVLRAVDSTLRMLEVVFERRSPYGPSELRAAALVAAALMGLLELCLLLVGCLTTGPTRERLGNRARVGGRLSCALLLALSYLALLAWIVLALFMAVSALLCSLAGALCNQLRQEQQCLDLRQFEFMVSQETTPLRHTGEPLLLLCGAQRKEFCKDWVEPSGLLLWLGAAAALLVLLGLVQHLMCLAANYAHLRDQQKLLDLQLLQDLQDTEMTTLGSKDRF is encoded by the exons ATGACGTACAGCAGAAAGAGTTACTCGTACTCGAGCATATCCAGGGACAAGAAGTGTTGCTCGTGCACGGCGATCG GTTGTCGACGGTCATGCCTGCGCTGTCTTGCCCGGGTGCCCTTTGCCACCCTGGTGGCCACTGTGATGTGCTGTGCCGGGGTGGCCATCTTTCTTGGTGCTGTGCTGCGTGCAGTCGACTCCACACTGCGCATGTTGGAGGTCGTCTTTGAGCGCCGCTCTCCCTATGG ACCCTCCGAGCTGCGTGCAGCTGCACTGGTGGCAGCGGCGCTGATGGGCCTGCTGGAGCTATGCCTGCTGTTGGTGGGCTGCCTGACAACAGGGCCTACACGCGAGCGCCTGGGAAACCGGGCCCGGGTGGGAGGCCGACTGTCCTGTGCACTGCTGCTGGCCCTGTCGTACCTGGCGCTGCTGGCGTGGATTGTGCTGGCACTGTTCATGGCTGTTTCAGCCCTCCTGTGCTCTCTTGCCGGGGCCCTGTGCAACCAGCTCAGGCAGGAACAGCAGTGCCTGGACCTAAGGCAGTTTG AGTTTATGGTGAGCCAGGAGACCACGCCGCTGCGACACACGGGTgagccactgctgctgctgtgtggGGCGCAACGCAAGGAGTTCTGCAAAGACTGGGTGGAGCCCTCAGGCTTGCTCCTGTGGCTCGGAGCTGCGGCTGCACTGCTGGTGCTACTGGGCCTGGTGCAGCACCTCATGTGCCTGGCAGCCAACTACGCGCACCTGCGCGACCAGCAGAAGCTGCTCGACCTGCAGCTGCTTCAGGATTTGCAGGACACCGAGATGACCACACTGGGATCTAAGGACCGCTTCTGA
- the LOC119450221 gene encoding neuronal membrane glycoprotein M6-a isoform X2 gives MGCRRSCLRCLARVPFATLVATVMCCAGVAIFLGAVLRAVDSTLRMLEVVFERRSPYGPSELRAAALVAAALMGLLELCLLLVGCLTTGPTRERLGNRARVGGRLSCALLLALSYLALLAWIVLALFMAVSALLCSLAGALCNQLRQEQQCLDLRQFEFMVSQETTPLRHTGEPLLLLCGAQRKEFCKDWVEPSGLLLWLGAAAALLVLLGLVQHLMCLAANYAHLRDQQKLLDLQLLQDLQDTEMTTLGSKDRF, from the exons ATGG GTTGTCGACGGTCATGCCTGCGCTGTCTTGCCCGGGTGCCCTTTGCCACCCTGGTGGCCACTGTGATGTGCTGTGCCGGGGTGGCCATCTTTCTTGGTGCTGTGCTGCGTGCAGTCGACTCCACACTGCGCATGTTGGAGGTCGTCTTTGAGCGCCGCTCTCCCTATGG ACCCTCCGAGCTGCGTGCAGCTGCACTGGTGGCAGCGGCGCTGATGGGCCTGCTGGAGCTATGCCTGCTGTTGGTGGGCTGCCTGACAACAGGGCCTACACGCGAGCGCCTGGGAAACCGGGCCCGGGTGGGAGGCCGACTGTCCTGTGCACTGCTGCTGGCCCTGTCGTACCTGGCGCTGCTGGCGTGGATTGTGCTGGCACTGTTCATGGCTGTTTCAGCCCTCCTGTGCTCTCTTGCCGGGGCCCTGTGCAACCAGCTCAGGCAGGAACAGCAGTGCCTGGACCTAAGGCAGTTTG AGTTTATGGTGAGCCAGGAGACCACGCCGCTGCGACACACGGGTgagccactgctgctgctgtgtggGGCGCAACGCAAGGAGTTCTGCAAAGACTGGGTGGAGCCCTCAGGCTTGCTCCTGTGGCTCGGAGCTGCGGCTGCACTGCTGGTGCTACTGGGCCTGGTGCAGCACCTCATGTGCCTGGCAGCCAACTACGCGCACCTGCGCGACCAGCAGAAGCTGCTCGACCTGCAGCTGCTTCAGGATTTGCAGGACACCGAGATGACCACACTGGGATCTAAGGACCGCTTCTGA